CTCGAGGTCGGCCCACGACCGGTGCTCACCGCTGCAGCGCTGAGCTCCTGGCCCGACCCGGCCACCGCGCCGCGGGCCATCGCATCGCTGCGGCGCAACACCGCCGACCACCGACAGATCACCGAAGCCGTTGCCGAAGCGTATGTTTTGGGCCACCTGCCCGAATTCGCCGCCTTCCGGCGGGCGCACGCGCGCAAACTGGACCTGCCCACCTATCCATTCGAGCGTCGCCAATACTGGTTCCGGGACGACCGGGACCGTCCCGATCCACAACAGCAGCCCGACGTACGGCGTACCGAAGCCGTCCGACTCCTCGAGGAGGGCCGGATCGAGCAGCTCGCGGCGCTGCTCGACGCCGACAGCGACGATAATCAAGCCCTGCGTGTGCTGACCAAGCTTGCGGCACAACACAACCAAGAACGGACCACCCAGTCCATCGCCGACGACCGTTACGAGATCCGCTGGGAGAAAGCACCCGTTGCGCCTTCCCGCGCGCAAGGCGCCGAGGGAGCCAGCTGGCTTCTGATCGGCGAGGATTGCCCGGCGCTTGCGCCGTTGGTCGACGAACTCATCGCACGCGGACAGCAGCACCGGTTCCTCGGATTGCCGACATCCGACGCCGACGAGGAACAGCTTGCCGATACGTTGCGCACTGCGGCGGAGCAGCATTCGCCGCTGCGCATTGTGAACGTTGCGGCGGTGGACGCGGATCTGGGTTTGCAGACCGTGCCGTCGATGCAGTCACTGTTGCGGATGCAACACCGGATCCTGGGCGGAACGCGGCGGCTTTTCCGCGCCGCGGTCACTGCCGACCTGCGCGCCCCCATCTGGCTGGTAACCCGTGGCGCGCAGCGGGTCACCGACGGCGACACCGTGGCGCCGGAGCAGAGCTCGCTGTGGGGGTTCGGGCGAGCGGCGTCGCTGGAACATCCGCAGCTATGGGGCGGACTGGCGGATCTGGCGGAGGGCACCGCCGACGAGTGGGCTCGCTTCATCGGCCACATCTCCGCTGCGCACGACTCGGCGTCGCGCGAAGACCAAGTGGCGCTGCGTGATCAAACCGTCTACGTGCCGCGGCTGGTTCGACGGGAGGGGCAGCCGAGCGGAACTTCGCTGGAAATACGCACCGAGGCAACGTATTTGGTGACAGGCGGGCTGGGTTCGATCGGATTGGAGATCGCCGGCTACCTGGCCGCCCACGGCGCCAAGCATCTCGTCTTGACCAGCCGCCGTTCGCCCGGCGAAGACGTCCAAAAGCGCATCGACGCACTGGCCGCGCAGCATGGCTGCGAGATCCGAGCCGTCGCCGCCGATGTCGCCGACGCGCACGACGTCGCCCGGCTGTTGGCCGGCGTGCAGCCGCCGTTGGCCGGTATCGTCCACGCCGCCGGCGAGATCGGCACCACCCCGCTGAGCAACCTCGATGACGCCGAAGTCGATCGTGTCTTCGCCGGGAAGGTCTGGGGTGCTTGGTATCTGAGCGAGGCAGCGGCTGACCTGCGGCTCGACTTCTTCCTCAGCACGTCGTCGATCGCGTCGGTATGGGGCGGATACGGTCAGAGCGCCTACGGCGCGGCCAACGCGTTCCTCGACGGGATGGCCTGGCGCCTGCGCGAACGAGGCGTCTGGGCGACAAGCGTCAACTTCGGTCCCTGGTCGGCGGGTATGGCCGACGCGGAGTCCCGAGCGCGACTGGATCAGCGCGGAATCCGGGCGCTGTCACCCGCCGATGCGCTTGCGGGGCTGGCCGATGCCGCGGCGTCGTCGTCGGCGCAGGGCGTGGTGGCCCGGATCGACTGGGCCCGCTTCCTGCCGCTCTATGAGCAGGCCGGGCGACGGGCGTTCCTGACGGAATTGGAGCGCGAGGTACCCGACGCGGTGCCGCCCGTGACGCCGTCGGGCAAGACCCAACTCGTCGAGCAACTCACCAACGCCCCACTGCAGCAACGTAAGCGGCTGCTTACCGATTACCTGCGTGACGCGGTCGCCGAGGTGACGCGGGTCGATGTCGCGGAGATCCGCGAGGACGCGGGTTTCTTCGACCTCGGCATGGACTCACTGATGGCCGTGGAATTGCGGCGCCGCATCGAGCACGGAGTGGGCCGGGAGATCCCCATCACCTTGGTGATGGATTACCCGCGGCTGTCCGACGTGGCCGACTACCTGCTCGGCGATGTGCTCGAGCTCAGCGCGCCGGCGGCGGCGCCTCAGCCGGCGGCAGCGGCGACGACGCGCACCGACGAACCGATCGCGATCGTCGCGGTGTCGTGCCGATTCCCCGGCGCGCCCGACCCGGAAGCCTTCTGGGAGCTGCTGTCCGGCGGTGTCGATGCGATCCGGGAAGTCCCGGAGGACCGCTTCGACATCGACGAGTTCTATGACCCGGACCCCGAGGCGCCGGGCAAGACCTACACACGCTTCGGCGGATTCCTGGACGGGATCGACGGATTCGATCCGGAATTCTTCGGCATCTCGCCGCGCGAGGCGGTGTGGATCGAGCCGCAGCAGCGGCTGATGCTCGAAACCGCATGGGAGGGGCTGGAACGCGCCGGGTACTCGCCGGGTGCGCTGCGCGGCAGCCGAACCGGCATCTTCGCAGGGGTGGCCGCCAACGAGTATGCGCACCTGCTGTCCGCGGAGCCGATCGACAAGATCGAGCCCTACTTCATCACCGGGAATGCGCTCAATGCCATTTCCGGTCGGGTCGCCTTCGCGCTCGGGCTCGAAGGGCCGGCGGTGGCAATCGATACCGCGTGCAGTTCGGCCCTGGTGGCCGTCCATCAGGCGTGCCAGGCATTGCATTCCGGTGACTGCGACCTCGCGTTGGCCGGCGGGGTGAACGTGCTGCTGTCTCCGGTGACCGTCATTGCGGCCTCGCGCGCCCGGATGCTGTCGCCGGTTGGCCGATGCAAGACCTTCGACGCCTCGGCCGACGGTTACGTGCGTAGCGAAGGCTGCGGAATTCTGGTGCTCAAGAGGCTGAGCGATGCGGAGCGCGACGGCGATCGGGTCCTCGCCGTCATTGCGGGCAGCGCGGTCAATCAGGATGGTGCCTCGAGTGGTCTGACGGTGCCCAATGGTGGTGCGCAGCAACGACTCATCGGAGCGGCGCTGAGCCGCGCCGGTCTGGCGGGCGGGGACGTCGACTACCTCGAGGCGCACGGAACCGGTACCCCGTTGGGTGATCCGATCGAGGTGCAGGCGGCCGCGGCCGCGTACGGAGGGTCGCGTACCGCGGACCGGCCATTGCTGATGGGATCGGTGAAGACCAACATCGGACACACCGAGTCGGCATCGGGCGCGGCGGGTCTGATCAAGGTCGTGTTGTCGCTTCAGCACGAATTACTGCCGCAGAGCCTGCATTTCGACACACCGTCGCCGCATATCCCGTGGGACTCGCTGCCGGTGCGGGTGGTGGGCGAGTCGACCCCTTGGCAGGCCAACGGCAGACCGCGGCGCGCCGGGGTGAGCTCCTTCGGGTTCACCGGCACCAACGCACACGTACTGATCGAGGAGGCGCCCGCCCGCACGGGATCGCCCGCCTCAGATCCGTCGGACTCGGCGGACGATGTCGCGGCCGTCGACACCAGCGAGGTCAATGTGCTCGCGCTGTCCGCCCGATCACCGGAAGCGCTGGTGGCATTGGCGCAACGCTACGAGGCCTGGCTGAGCGCACACCCGGATGTGGACCTCGCCGACGTGTGCCGTACCGCAGGCACGGGCCGTTCGCATTTCGAGCACCGCGCCGCGCTGGTCGTCGATTCGGTCGAGGCCGCGCGTGCGGGCCTTGCCGAACTGGCCGAGAACCGCCTGCGGCCCGGCGTGGTCCGGGGTGAGCACACCCACCACCCGACGACGGCGTGGTTGTTCACCGGGCAAGGCAGCCAGTATCCCGGCATGGCACGTGAATTATTCGACACCGAACCGGTTTTCGCCGACACCGTGACACGCTGTGCGGACGCGGTCAAGGACATGCTGCCGCGGCCGTTGCTGGAGGTGTTGTTCGCCACCGACCGGGAACTCGGAGAAGCGGTGCGACACACATCGTTTGCCCAGCCGGCACTGTTCGCCATCGAGATGGGCCTGGCGCGGCTGTGGCAGTCGTGGGGCATCGAGCCCGACGTGGTGCTGGGGCATAGCGTGGGCCAGTATGCGGCGGCCTGTGTGGCCGGCGTATTCAGCCTCGAGGACGGTGCTCGGCTGATGGCCGAGCGCGGCCGGATGTTCGGCAGCCTGCCCGAAGGCGGGCGAATGGTGGCGGTGTTCACCGACGCCAAACAGGTCGAGCAAATCGCCAGTGAGTTCCCGCGCGTGTCGGTCGGCGCCTACAACGGACCCAACACGGTGCTCTCGGGTCCGGGCGACGACCTCGAACAGATCGTCGCCAAGTTCGGTGACGAGGGGGTCCGCTGCACTTGGCTCGACACCAGCCACGCCTTCCACTCCGAACTGCTGGATCCCGTGCTCGACGAATTCGAGTTGTACGCAGCACAATTGGAGTTCGCAGCGCCGACGTTGCCGTTGGTGTGCAACCGCACGGGCGCCGTGCTCACGGCCCAGACCCCGCTCGATGCCCAGTACTGGCGGCGGCATTCCCGCCAGCCGGTGCAGTTCGCCGAAAGTGTGCGCACCGTGGCGGCGCTCGGCTGCTCGGTGGTGATGGAGATCGGCCCGCAACCGGTGTTGACCGCGGCTGCGGTGCAGGTCTGGCCGGAGCACCTGGCGGCCCCGCGCGCGATCGTCTCGCTGCGTAAGGGCGTGGGTGATCGGCGCCAGATCGCTGACGCGCTGGCCGCGGCGTACATCGGCGGGCACCTACCCGATTTCGCTGCGCTGCATCGTCAGACCGGTCGCCGACTCGAGCTGCCCACCTATCCGTTCCAGCGCCGCCGGTTCTGGCCCAAGTCGTCCGGAATCGCCATCGACGGACCGGCGGTGTCCGGAATCCTGGGCAGTGCAAAAGATCTCGCCTCCGGAGACTCCGTCTACACCAGCAGATTGTCGGTCAAATCTCAGCCGTGGCTTTGCGACCACGTCATCTACGGCACCGTCGTCGTCCCCGGGGCGACGTATGCCGCGATGGCCTTGGCCGCGGTCGGTACCCCGGCCCGGGCGAAGGACGTCTTCTTCTACGAGCCGATCATCTTGCCCGAGAAGAGCTCTCGTGAGGTCCAGCTGACATTGCACCCGCAGGAGGACGGCGACGGGTGGAAATTCCAGGTCCACAGCCGATCGTACGGTGAACGCGGCGCCGAATGGTCGTTGAACGCCGAAGGCACTGTGATCGCCGGCGCCGACGGTGAGCCGGAATCCGAAGACGATCCGGTCGACGAAGCGCTCGAGCGGCTGAACCGGATGCGGCCACAAGAGTTGTTCGAGACCTTCGCCGACCTGGAATTGGCCTGGGGCCCGACCTGGTCCGGTTCGCTGAAGTCGCTGTGGCTCGGTGAGGGCGAGGCGATCGGCGACATCGTCGTCGGCGAAGAGCTCGCCGAGCAACTCGGCGCCGAGCCGATGCACCCGGTGCTGATGGACCTGTGCACCGGCGTCGCTTTCCCGGCGTTCCCGGCACTTCTCGCGGCCGAACAGGGTGTCAACGATCTGTTCCTGCCGCTGCGGTATGGGCAGGTGACGCTGCGGGAGAAGATGCCGCGGCGGTTCTACTGCCGGGCGAAGTGGCACGCCAGCGCGCTGGACAGCGAAACCCAGGTATTCGATCTCGAGTACCTCGATCGAGATGGCCGGCACCTGGGCGGAATTCGCGAGTTCACGGTCAAACGGGCACCGCGGGAGGCCTTGCTGCGCGGCCTCGGCGGCGATGCCACCCGGCTGCTGTACACCCTCGGCTGGCACGAGGTACCGCTGCCGGCATCGAGCGACGATGCCAGCGGCGTCAGCGG
The Mycobacterium sp. 050128 genome window above contains:
- a CDS encoding type I polyketide synthase; its protein translation is MASVEELDEPASGFAIVGYAARFPGAADADEFWDVLRQGRDAISEVPRDRWDVDEFYDPEPGAPGKVVTRRAGFVDDVTGFDAPFFGMSTREVRLMDPQHRILLETAWRAVEHSGTAPTALANSNTGVFVGLATHDYLGMASDELTYPEIEAYMAIGTSNAAAAGRISYRLGLQGPAVAVDTACSSSLVAIHQACQALRLKECDLALAGGANVLLTPATMITFSSAHMLAPDGRCKTFDAAADGYVRGEGCGVIVIKRLGDAIRDGDRIRAVIRGSAINQDGASGGLTVPNGVAQQRVIAEALKRAGLEPRDVGYLEAHGTGTSLGDPIEAQAAGAVLGAGREPGQPLLMGSVKTNIGHLEAAAGIAGVIKVILSLENELLPQHLHFENPSPHIPWDRLAVQVVNEATAWQRNGRPRIAGVSSFGFAGTNAHVILSEAPVPAAQPLAAPVPVEQPGDRRFSLLPLSARTPAALVRLAGEYRSWLSTHPEATLADVCLTAGTGRAHLEHRAALVVNSRESAIELLGALADDRPAPGLFRGESHDTPKTAWLFTGQGSQYPGMARELFDTEPVFAETLKRCAAAVASILEKPLLELVFDIDGPDSEAMLRQTSYAQPALFAVEMGLARLWQSWGFEPDVVLGHSVGQYSAACVAGVVGLEDGAVLMAERGRLFASLPAGGRMVAVFTAAERVENLANEFPSLSVAAYNGANTVLSGPAGDLEPAVAGLAADGVRCDWLDTSHAFHSALLDPILDEFESIADRFNYGAPQRIVIDNRTGAALGRSVKLDGAYWRRHARQPVQFAKSVHTLAGLNCKVLLEVGPRPVLTAAALSSWPDPATAPRAIASLRRNTADHRQITEAVAEAYVLGHLPEFAAFRRAHARKLDLPTYPFERRQYWFRDDRDRPDPQQQPDVRRTEAVRLLEEGRIEQLAALLDADSDDNQALRVLTKLAAQHNQERTTQSIADDRYEIRWEKAPVAPSRAQGAEGASWLLIGEDCPALAPLVDELIARGQQHRFLGLPTSDADEEQLADTLRTAAEQHSPLRIVNVAAVDADLGLQTVPSMQSLLRMQHRILGGTRRLFRAAVTADLRAPIWLVTRGAQRVTDGDTVAPEQSSLWGFGRAASLEHPQLWGGLADLAEGTADEWARFIGHISAAHDSASREDQVALRDQTVYVPRLVRREGQPSGTSLEIRTEATYLVTGGLGSIGLEIAGYLAAHGAKHLVLTSRRSPGEDVQKRIDALAAQHGCEIRAVAADVADAHDVARLLAGVQPPLAGIVHAAGEIGTTPLSNLDDAEVDRVFAGKVWGAWYLSEAAADLRLDFFLSTSSIASVWGGYGQSAYGAANAFLDGMAWRLRERGVWATSVNFGPWSAGMADAESRARLDQRGIRALSPADALAGLADAAASSSAQGVVARIDWARFLPLYEQAGRRAFLTELEREVPDAVPPVTPSGKTQLVEQLTNAPLQQRKRLLTDYLRDAVAEVTRVDVAEIREDAGFFDLGMDSLMAVELRRRIEHGVGREIPITLVMDYPRLSDVADYLLGDVLELSAPAAAPQPAAAATTRTDEPIAIVAVSCRFPGAPDPEAFWELLSGGVDAIREVPEDRFDIDEFYDPDPEAPGKTYTRFGGFLDGIDGFDPEFFGISPREAVWIEPQQRLMLETAWEGLERAGYSPGALRGSRTGIFAGVAANEYAHLLSAEPIDKIEPYFITGNALNAISGRVAFALGLEGPAVAIDTACSSALVAVHQACQALHSGDCDLALAGGVNVLLSPVTVIAASRARMLSPVGRCKTFDASADGYVRSEGCGILVLKRLSDAERDGDRVLAVIAGSAVNQDGASSGLTVPNGGAQQRLIGAALSRAGLAGGDVDYLEAHGTGTPLGDPIEVQAAAAAYGGSRTADRPLLMGSVKTNIGHTESASGAAGLIKVVLSLQHELLPQSLHFDTPSPHIPWDSLPVRVVGESTPWQANGRPRRAGVSSFGFTGTNAHVLIEEAPARTGSPASDPSDSADDVAAVDTSEVNVLALSARSPEALVALAQRYEAWLSAHPDVDLADVCRTAGTGRSHFEHRAALVVDSVEAARAGLAELAENRLRPGVVRGEHTHHPTTAWLFTGQGSQYPGMARELFDTEPVFADTVTRCADAVKDMLPRPLLEVLFATDRELGEAVRHTSFAQPALFAIEMGLARLWQSWGIEPDVVLGHSVGQYAAACVAGVFSLEDGARLMAERGRMFGSLPEGGRMVAVFTDAKQVEQIASEFPRVSVGAYNGPNTVLSGPGDDLEQIVAKFGDEGVRCTWLDTSHAFHSELLDPVLDEFELYAAQLEFAAPTLPLVCNRTGAVLTAQTPLDAQYWRRHSRQPVQFAESVRTVAALGCSVVMEIGPQPVLTAAAVQVWPEHLAAPRAIVSLRKGVGDRRQIADALAAAYIGGHLPDFAALHRQTGRRLELPTYPFQRRRFWPKSSGIAIDGPAVSGILGSAKDLASGDSVYTSRLSVKSQPWLCDHVIYGTVVVPGATYAAMALAAVGTPARAKDVFFYEPIILPEKSSREVQLTLHPQEDGDGWKFQVHSRSYGERGAEWSLNAEGTVIAGADGEPESEDDPVDEALERLNRMRPQELFETFADLELAWGPTWSGSLKSLWLGEGEAIGDIVVGEELAEQLGAEPMHPVLMDLCTGVAFPAFPALLAAEQGVNDLFLPLRYGQVTLREKMPRRFYCRAKWHASALDSETQVFDLEYLDRDGRHLGGIREFTVKRAPREALLRGLGGDATRLLYTLGWHEVPLPASSDDASGVSGTWLIAGFDELATNVAGCIRFDRNTDPELLGELLAQAQERGLPFAGVVWRSAGPNGTESSTDGAARVETEIAHLLSAVHTVQRGEVKLPGGLWITTERGVATESGEPVDPVQAALWGFGRTTINEEPALRCKLVDCDGSEEAVQALAGLLATPGSSLEEHELALRQGKLLVSRLLPWSRSGHLTVPRSSDYVLAPTERGAIDNLRLTEAEVPAPDEGYVQVRVEAAGLNFRDVLNVLGLYPGDPGPIGGDFAGTVTQLGSGVIGLELGQRVYGFMQGAFASRFNVPAQLLAPIPDGVGAVAAATIPAAALTVRLAFDWAQVQPGDRVLIHAASGGVGLAAIQLAQQCGATVFATASTYKRATLRKLGVEYVYDSRTTDFADQILADTDGAGVDVVLNSLTNEGFLEATVRATAQNGRFAEIAKRDIWTPEQMAEVRPDIAYEIVALDTVTFQEPERIRGLLTEVSEGLGKGEWAPLPAEIYPLTEARAAFRRMQQARHIGKIVVQMPIPLQPRSDRSYLITGGLGAIGLHTASYLAQLGAGDIVLTSRREPDADVQRAIEEITERFKCRVHVFAADVSDESEVEKLLEQIRAELPPLAGVVHLAGVLDDALLSAQSLERFRTTLAPKAFGACHLDRLTKDDELDFFIVSSSVSSLFGSPGQSNYATANALLDGLVAQRRAQGLPATGVNFGPWAQGGMASSEAAIANITAQGLIPLEPSAALGALAEVVANGTGQATVLKANWQRAAKVLGSSRPPILDLVLPSAVGEVIGDSELLKQLMEIPVPQRAAFVTEFLQREVQHFLRLAQPPAASSRFLDLGTDSLMAIELRNRLHSQFGGKFTINATAVFDYPTIGGLAEYLVAQLPDAESVVVPEAS